AACATGCAATTCCAGGTCTCTGGCAAAGGCATTTCCCGTCCCAACAGGTAAAACTCCGATTGGTATTTTTTTCCGCGTTTTATTCTGGTAATAACCATTTATTACTTCAAAAAGCGTTCCATCTCCACCAGCTGCCACGATGCCATCATATTTCTTGAAATTCGCATCTTTCACTATTTCGATTCCATGTTCCGGATAATCGGTTAGATGCAGCTCGAACTTAATATTGTGTTTCTGAAATTCAGCTTCGACTTGCGGTAAGATCTTCTTTGCCCTGCCATGACCGGCAAAGGGATTAAATATCAACAGAATTTTCATTTCATTCTCCTCATTATACACAAATTTATTTATTTTTGGAATGAATGTGAGTCAATTATTTTATATAGACTTGTAATAATTGTATTGACGTTGATATTTGAATCTAACTTTCTTGATATATAAAAATGGGGAATGGGGGAATAAAAAAATGCTAAGAAAAATAGTAGTTTGTGTTTTCCTAGTAGTATCGATAAATTTTTTATTTAGTATTCTGCATGTTGAATTGAAACCGCAATTTACAGCTGTAAATGAAGAGGTAGGAGTTTATTTTGGATATGATGGAAATACTGTTTCCGATAAGTATAAACATTCCGAAATGGTTCAAGTGTTTTCTCTGGAAGGAAGTATAGGAGGAAATAGACTATATGTAAAATGGTTCTTCACTTCCACTCAGGGTTTTGGTTTGGGAAGTGCAGATAATGATTTCCAAAAATACTGGCATGAAGCAAATTACCGCATTATTAAACGTGAGTGGTATGATGTTTATTTGTATCATTCATTTTTCAGAAAAAATCATGATGTTGCATATGAAGTGGAATATACAGCATTGAATAGTAAATATCTGGTTGGAGTTGGTGTACGTACTAAACCTGAGTTCAGTATGGCTAATATCAACTTTACAGATTTTTCTATCGGTGGAGCTTATGGTATAATTTATATGGGTGGAGGAAATTATAAGAATGAAGTCTGGATACCTGCCAGCAATCCCTATTCACCATATAGCGGTTCCTGGAAATTTGAAGCTTCAGAATCTTTTGGTATTGTTTTTTTTATGGATATGGGACTGATCTGGAGCCCCAATTGGGGTTATGCAGCCACCAAATTGAAAGTAGGAGGATTTTTGTCGGGAAGTTCGGAAACTAACGGTTACAGTAATGATGGCGAAATGGTTAACGGAACGATATCTTTTCAGTCGGCTGCCGGGTTGAAATTAACCAAGAACATCGATATCGGAACTGAGTTTATAATTGCAGATGAAAACTGTCGCAATGAAAGTGATGATCAGGATGGATCACATTTTACCAGTACGATATTTAATTTGTTCATCAATCTTAATTATAGATTTTAAAAATGAAGTTTAATAATAAATTATCAGTTTCAAAGTTATATAAAAACAAGCACGTTCTATTACTATTTGCATTCATTATTACATTAGTCGTGTATCTTTTCAGCAGCAGCTCATTTTTGCAGGAAACCGAACTGAAGCTTCTGGATTATCGTTTTCGCATGGATCCCCGCCCGCAAGCTGCCGACAGCAATGTGGTGATGATCAGCATTGATGATTCCAGTTTGGATTTCTTCAGTTCAAATGGTATCAGCTGGCCCTGGCCGAGATCTTTCTACGGTCATATGTTAGATTACCTGTATCAGGCAAAAGCGGTGATTTTCGATATGCAATTTTATGAACCGGATATCGATCGAGAAGAAACCTATGCCGAAGAAACAGACGGGCAATTTGCAGATGCTATCAGTAGAAATCAGAATGTTTTTCTGGGTTGTCAATTGCTGCCGGATTCCTGCTATTTTTCATCAGATATTTACGATTTTTCACTTCCAGTAAAAATGTATAATGAATATCCTTTTCAAACAAATTTTTGTGGCGTTAGAACTCCAATTCCGGCTTTATTGAATTCTACAAAGGCTATCGGAATTATAAATTCTCAACCCGATCGTGACGGCGTGATAAGACGTTCAAAACTAATTTATAGACTGCAGGATCATCTCTTTCCGCAAATGTCTTTTTCTGTTTGGAAGGAATTGATCTATCCAGATTCAGAAGTTACGATAAAAGATAAAAAGATCATATTTCAAAACCATCAAATACCATTTGATAAGAACGGTGATTATCTAATAAACTGGTATGGAATCAAAAATAAAAAAAGACCATTCAAATCATATCCTTTCAGGGCTATAATAGCTTCCGCTTCTGCCTGGTTGCAGGGAAATGAGCCAATACTTGATCCCAACCTTTTCAAGGGTAAATATGTAATAATCGGAGCTACAGCCGCCGGTCTTCTGGATCTAAAAACCAATCCATATGAAAAAGTGATGCCGGGCATGGAAATCTGGGCGACTCAATTTAGTAATTTTATCAATCAGGATTTCATACAACGACTTCCTGATGGGATAAACTTTTTATATACTTTTATCATTATATTTACAGTCTTTTTTGTTATTACAAATCTGATTCCTCAGAAAGCTAATTTCATTTCTTTTTCTCTCTTAATTTTCACGTTTCTACTGAATCTCTTTTTATGGAGAACTGACCGGATTCTGATGAATTTATTGATGCCGGTGATTGGCTTTTTAATTTCTTATCTGATCATAAATACCGTAAGCTATCTATTGGAAGGAAAATCAAAAAGAGCGATCAGAAAATTGTTTTCGCGCTATTTACACGAAGATGTCATCAAAAAACTGGAAGAAGATCCCGATCAAATTCATCTGGGTGGGGAAGAGATCGATGCCACAGTTATTTACACTGATATTTATGATTTTACTACGATCTCAGAAGATAAATTACCGTCGGAATTGGTGGCCGACCTAAACATGTATTTCGAGAAATTGATAGAATTCGTGTTTGATCACGAAGGGCTGCTGGATAAATATACGGGTGACGGAATCATGGTTTTATTTGGTGCACCGATTTCCAGAAAAGATCATGCCTTACTTGCCTGTAGAGCGGCAAATGCTCATCGACTGTATCGAGATGAACTGAAGAAAAAGACTGAGCTTACTCCAACGGAACAGTTCCATCTGGGCACTAGAACAGGTATAAATTCAGGAAGATTTGTGGCAGGAAATATCGGTGGTGAAAAACGCATGGATTATACAGCTATCGGCGATACTGTCAATCTGGCTGCTCGTTTGGAAGGCGTGAATAAGATCTACCAGACCAATATTATCATCAGCGAAAACACATACAAACATATACAAGATGAATTTCTGTGCCGGGAACTGGATTCTCTGAAGGTGAAAGGAAGAAATCAGCCGACGAGGATCTATGAATTGATCTGCAGCTATGATGAGATGACTTCCAAACAGAAACCGGAATGGATTCAAAAGTATGAAGAAGCTCTGAATTTATATCGAAAAGGTGATTGGCAATCTGCCGGAGATATTTTTGAAGAACTCTGTGACCATCCTGTAAAAGATAAACCTTCGGAAGTTTTGTTGACACGATGTAAGTATCTGCTGGAATTTCCACCGGAAAATTGGGATGGGGTGATGAAATTGGAAGTTAAATAATTCCATTTTATATTGGAGGAGTAATGAAGCACAGATTTTTATCATTCTTTTTATTTATTGTGTTCGTTCTGTTTGCCGCAAATTCTGCGGTAGTAAAACGTGATCGGGCAATATTTCGCACAGGGCCGGGTTCATTTTATGAAGTAGAAGCAGAACTTGCCAAAGGAGCAAATTTTGAAATTCTGGAAGAAGAAAAAGGTTGGTATCGTATCGAATTAGCCAGCAGCAGCGGTTATGTATCGACGAAAGTAACGCAGGAACAGAAAACTTCTGATGATATTTTCGGTAAAATGGGAACTCAGCAAACCGATCTCAAAATCTCAAAATACGGCATGAGCGCAGGTGTAAAAGGTTTTGCAGAAAGATTTACACAAAGTTTCAAAGGTTCAGCAAATTTCTTCCAGATTTATGCTGATTATAAACTTGATGCAAAAGCCTTCAAAAATTTCTGGAAAGAAACTTATAGAGATTTCAAACTTAAAAAGAATCAGAAGAATATTGCCATTCCTCCAGCACGATTCAAAGATTATTTTTCCCAATCGGAAGAGGGATTGGGAATTGGGATTGCCTCACAAATTGCTGCAATGGGATTATATCAAAATCCTGAACTGGTAGAATATATAAATCAAGTTGGAAATGTTGTGGTCGAAGCAACAGATGTTTATGATATTGGCTTCAAATTCTTCATTCTGGATACAGAGAAAGTTAACGGTTATGCCTGTCCGGGAGGAATCGTTTTCGTCACAAAAGGCATGCTGAAAATGATACGAACAGAAGCAGAACTTGCTACAGTTTTAGCTCACGAAATTGCTCATGTCGCCCGTCATCATGGAATGCTGGAAATGGCAGAACGGCAGAATCAGATAAAGGCTGAGGATGCTTTTGCGGAATTGGAAATGGAAATGGACGATTTCGGGATAAAGCAGGATGAAGAAATGAAATCTGTGGAAGAAGAAATGGAACAGTTATCCTTCGAAATCTTTGAAACTTTGGTAAATGGAAGACTTGAACAATATGAACAGGAAGCTGATCAATTGGCAATCATTTTTGCTTCTCGAGCCGGTTATAATGGCAGAGAATTACTGACGCTTTTAAATAGATTAAAAACCAGCAGCAGCCAAACCACGAATGAGCATTATACTCAAAAACAAATAATTGATCGCATTGGAATGATAAAAAATTATCTCAATTCGATCCAACTTTCCTCTAACTTGTTCAGCAATCAAAACAGATGGCAGAAAAGAAGCGGGATGTGATCTTATTTGAGAAGCATGAATTTTCTGGTTTGGTTAATCTTGCCAGATCTTAATTGATAAAAGTAAACACCTGATGCAACAGGTTTGTCGTTGTCATCTTTTTCATTCCAAATAACGGAATAATTTCCATTATTATCATCCTGAGTCCCGAGATTTTGCTCGGGAAAGGATTTTACTTTCTGTCCTTTAATATTAAAGATAGCCCATGACTTCAGTCGTGGGAATGAAATATAAAAACGAGAACGATGAACTACTGGCTTATTACCTAACTTGATGCATGCGACAAGCTTCTTATCCTAAACTGAAAGACTTGAGACAAATTAAATTTTCTTGTTCGAAAAGTGAAGGAGATGAATGAGGAAACTTTTCCGAAAGCTAACAATCGGACTAGCGAAAGAAGTGTTCGGAAAATTTGAATTACTCAAATAAAAAAAAAATAAAAAAAGTTTTTGACAAAAAATCAGAAAGAAATTTTTGTGCAGACCGAACGGTCGGTCTTACAAAAATCGACCTTGAGAAAAGGAGGAAAGATGGAGCCGAAAAAGAAGATTCTGAAGTCGGCAATGAAGATCTTTTTGATGAAAGGTTATGATGCAACTTCCATGAGTGATGTAGTGGCGGAAACACAAACTTCCAAAGGTGGAATTTATCATCATTTCAAGAATAAACAGGAACTTTTCGTACAATGCATCGATTTTCTATTTGATGAATTTGAAAAGTGGGAAATAGAGATTTATAACACATCTACAGATGTGAAAGATATTCTAAGAAAATATTTTAACTCTCTGGCTTATATTCATGAGTTTGTGAGTGGAATAACGAATTCCAAAGACGTTTTGGTGGATAATTTCTACAGGCTCATGATGGAAGCTTTCACTAAATTTCCCGAGATCAAAAAGAAGCATGCGGAAACTCATGCCCAAGGAATGGAATTTCTGGCCGGGCTTTTGCAGCAAGCTCAAGAGCAGGGAAGAATAAAACAGGATCTGGATTGCAAAACACTTGGCTTCATGATGAATGCTTTGGCAGAAGGAACTGTGCTTTATCATATATTAAATGAGAAGATCGATCTGCAGGAAATGGGACAGAAGCTGTTTGAAACAATTTGGAATGGAATCTCAACAGAGGAAAATTAAAAAGAATAAAGAGGTAAATTATGAGGAGAAAATTAATTTTATTGATCATGCTGATGCCGCTGATCTTGCTGCAGGCAATTTCACTGGAAGATAGCATTGAGATCGCCAGAGAGAATAACAAAGATCTTCTGGCACAGAAAAGTGGAGTGGAATCTGCAAACTGGGCAAAGAAAAATGCTTTCACAAACTTTCTACCCAAGATTTCATTCAATTCCACAGCTGTTCGCATCGATGATGAAACTTATGATGAGATGAATGAACCGATTACCATTCCCGGGTTGGGTTCGTTTTCAATTTATTCTGTATACAAAACTACCTACACAAACGACATCACTGTTCAGCAGCCGATCTTCAACGGAGGAAAAGTAATCCTGGGTTATCAAATGGCAAAGCTGACTCAGAAGCAGGCAGAACT
The sequence above is a segment of the Candidatus Cloacimonadota bacterium genome. Coding sequences within it:
- a CDS encoding M48 family metalloprotease, whose product is MKHRFLSFFLFIVFVLFAANSAVVKRDRAIFRTGPGSFYEVEAELAKGANFEILEEEKGWYRIELASSSGYVSTKVTQEQKTSDDIFGKMGTQQTDLKISKYGMSAGVKGFAERFTQSFKGSANFFQIYADYKLDAKAFKNFWKETYRDFKLKKNQKNIAIPPARFKDYFSQSEEGLGIGIASQIAAMGLYQNPELVEYINQVGNVVVEATDVYDIGFKFFILDTEKVNGYACPGGIVFVTKGMLKMIRTEAELATVLAHEIAHVARHHGMLEMAERQNQIKAEDAFAELEMEMDDFGIKQDEEMKSVEEEMEQLSFEIFETLVNGRLEQYEQEADQLAIIFASRAGYNGRELLTLLNRLKTSSSQTTNEHYTQKQIIDRIGMIKNYLNSIQLSSNLFSNQNRWQKRSGM
- a CDS encoding TetR/AcrR family transcriptional regulator, which gives rise to MEPKKKILKSAMKIFLMKGYDATSMSDVVAETQTSKGGIYHHFKNKQELFVQCIDFLFDEFEKWEIEIYNTSTDVKDILRKYFNSLAYIHEFVSGITNSKDVLVDNFYRLMMEAFTKFPEIKKKHAETHAQGMEFLAGLLQQAQEQGRIKQDLDCKTLGFMMNALAEGTVLYHILNEKIDLQEMGQKLFETIWNGISTEEN
- a CDS encoding adenylate/guanylate cyclase domain-containing protein, with product MKFNNKLSVSKLYKNKHVLLLFAFIITLVVYLFSSSSFLQETELKLLDYRFRMDPRPQAADSNVVMISIDDSSLDFFSSNGISWPWPRSFYGHMLDYLYQAKAVIFDMQFYEPDIDREETYAEETDGQFADAISRNQNVFLGCQLLPDSCYFSSDIYDFSLPVKMYNEYPFQTNFCGVRTPIPALLNSTKAIGIINSQPDRDGVIRRSKLIYRLQDHLFPQMSFSVWKELIYPDSEVTIKDKKIIFQNHQIPFDKNGDYLINWYGIKNKKRPFKSYPFRAIIASASAWLQGNEPILDPNLFKGKYVIIGATAAGLLDLKTNPYEKVMPGMEIWATQFSNFINQDFIQRLPDGINFLYTFIIIFTVFFVITNLIPQKANFISFSLLIFTFLLNLFLWRTDRILMNLLMPVIGFLISYLIINTVSYLLEGKSKRAIRKLFSRYLHEDVIKKLEEDPDQIHLGGEEIDATVIYTDIYDFTTISEDKLPSELVADLNMYFEKLIEFVFDHEGLLDKYTGDGIMVLFGAPISRKDHALLACRAANAHRLYRDELKKKTELTPTEQFHLGTRTGINSGRFVAGNIGGEKRMDYTAIGDTVNLAARLEGVNKIYQTNIIISENTYKHIQDEFLCRELDSLKVKGRNQPTRIYELICSYDEMTSKQKPEWIQKYEEALNLYRKGDWQSAGDIFEELCDHPVKDKPSEVLLTRCKYLLEFPPENWDGVMKLEVK
- a CDS encoding T9SS type A sorting domain-containing protein translates to MKLGNKPVVHRSRFYISFPRLKSWAIFNIKGQKVKSFPEQNLGTQDDNNGNYSVIWNEKDDNDKPVASGVYFYQLRSGKINQTRKFMLLK